The Haematobia irritans isolate KBUSLIRL chromosome 1, ASM5000362v1, whole genome shotgun sequence DNA segment GTTATCTGTTCGGCTGTCCAAATGGAATGAccgaggcaataaactttttgtAGCAGCGGAgcgtttaacaaatttaaaagagctTATTGTGTACAGCTATTTTATGATTTAGTACTCTTTTTTGTTGTAATACAAGTGTATGTATGATAACATTGAGCATGCATTAAATAGAGAGAGTGATAAAGAGAGAGTAATTTGACTaaataatcaaacaaaaatgagaGAGTTCAAATTGATATGCATTGAGTAAATAATATgatttaaattaagaaaaaatatgcccaAATATGGTAATGACAAATATAGaatagataaaatttcttagcACTAAATTACAGTGATACCTCAAACTAATATAACTTTCAgtataaatattgtaaaaaatattttgcattgtAATGTCAGTATATTAGACTGGTGATGACCATAACTGGAAAGAATTTCGATGATTATGGTTGGATTTTCCAACATTGTCCCCCCCGAAGAACTCTTgtttttaagaaattgttaGAAGGACGGCCTATCGGTGGGAGTGTTTTTAGTTTAGTCCGCAGACTTGGCTGTGCTCCGGCTCACAACAAGACAGGAAGGCTCCATCCTTCAGTTGTTGTTCTTCTATAGGGGTTTCAATCGCAGCTTCAGTATTTTCGTCAGTTGAATCTGTAGGGAGAAAACATATTTTAGTAATAGGCCTTTTTATTACTTTATTTTTACACCATATCGATACAACTCGAACGTGGCCGTCGGGTCCAGGATGAACTTCTTGGATACGGCCCAATAACCATTGGGCAGGTCCACACCTTTCGTCTGCTATAATAACAAGATCTCCAATTTTGGCATCCTTCTTTTCTGTGAGCCATTTCGGTCGAGCCTGTAGGCGATTTATATACTCCCTATACCAcctcttccaaaaatgttgttttaacaTTTCAATCTTCTTCAACGAGATAAACGATTTATATTCCGGTCAAGTAATGATTCCTCAGGAATACATGTACTGGGCTCACCGATAAGAAAATGAGCGGGTGTAAGGGCATTTATATCAGATGGGTCAGAAGATAAAGGGCAAAGAGGGCGTGAATTGAGGCAGCTCTCTATTTCACAAAGAAGTGTCGAAAATTCTTCATAACTTAGCAATCTATCTCCTGTTATGCGTTTCAGGTGATATTTTACAGATTTAACCCCGGCTTCCCAAAGCCCGCCGAAGTTTGGGGATGCTGGGGGAATAAAATGCCAATCTGTGCCAAAGGCCGACAAGTTTTGGCGAATATCGTCAGGCAAAGAATTTTCACTTCTGTGAATCATGGCCCTCAACTCTTTAGAAGCACCGACAAAATTTGTGCCGCAGTCAGAGTAAATATCGGTACAAGAACCTCTTCGTGACACAAATCGTCGAAATGCCGCCAAAAATGAATTGGTTGTCATGTCCGATACGGCTTCCAAATGTAGCGCCTTAGTAaccatacaaataaataaacatatataGCCCTTTGTGGTTACAGAAGATTTAGATTATTGTGGAGTTCTTCATATATATAGGTCCGGCGTAATCAACACCAGAATGTTTAAATGGTCGTGTCATATTTGTACGTACAGCTGGAAGATTGCCCGTTATTTGACGAGAAGTTCTGGCCGTGTATCTGAAGCATCGAATACAATTGCTAATAATCCTTTTAGCTAATTGATTCCCAGAAATTACCCAATATTTCCTATTTACGTACGACATTGTAAGTGTAATACCACCATGTAAAGTTCTCTCATGGGCATCCCTAATAATCAATTTTGACAATGGGTTGGACTTCGCAAGTAGAATTGGATGCTTTACGTCATAAGGCAACTCACTATTTTGCAAGCGTCCCCCAACACGTATTATACCCGTACCATCAATAAAAGGGAGCAGTCTAAGTAGCGGTTTATGCTTAACCTCGCTCTTGTTTACCAGAAGCTTAATTTCCTGAGAGAAGTCTATGTTTTGAGTTACTCTAATCAAAGTCAAAAGAGCTTCTCTGAGGCAAGCGTGTTGAAGCATCCCCGTTTTCCGTTTAGTGACATtcctacaattatgaacaaatCTCAAACAATAAGCAGTAATACGGAGTAGTCTTCTTAAATCAGAATACCGTGATAATAAGACAGGGTATTCAACGTCAGATATGAGATGGCATTGAATATCGGGGTACTTAGATTCCTCATCAGTCTCAAGATTCGGTAAGGTCTCGGGCCAATAACGCGAAggcaatttcaaaaaattgggaCCGTACCACCAGCTGAAATTCTCGACCAAATCAGATGGATGCATACCTCTAGAAGCGCAATCTGCGGGGTTAAGAGCAGACGGAACATATCGCCATTGTGAAGGATCACTCAGCCGTTGGATTTCAGCCACCCTATTGGCGACATAAACACTCCACCGTGTAGGCGGTTTTCGTAGCCAACTTAGGACTGTAAAACTGTCACTCCAAAAATGAACGTCCTGAATACTAGTGTCCGAAAATGAACCTTTTACTTTATGGAGCAGCTTGGCAGCAAGAACTGCCGCGCACAGCTCCAATCTTGGTATGGAGACAGTTTTTATGGGGGTCACTTTCGACTTGGCCTGTAGTAGGTTAACGAAAACATTATCCAATGTCACTACTCTCACATATACGGCAGCCGCATAAGCTATAGTCGACGCATCAGAGAAACAATGGAGCTCCAATTTAGAGTGTGGTGAAAAATGTAACCATCTAGGGATTTTCAATTCAGAAAAAGAGGGGAGAGCTGATCGATATTTTATCCAATCATGTTCAATGAAGGGTGGAACTGGGTCATCCCATCCTACTCCATTCTCCCAAAGTTTCTTAAATAAAGATTTTGCGATAACCGTAGAGGGTGTTAGCCAACCCAAAGGGTCATAGAGACGGGCTGTGTCGGATAAAATCGAACGTTTCGATACGGGATGTGGATCACTAAGACATACCCTGAACGAAAACGTATCAGTTCTTATATTCCATTGGACACCTAATGTCTTAACAACATTATCCTGATCGAAATTCAAAGTAACTGAAGTTTCCCTAAACTCTTCTGGGATTTCCCTTAACAACTCAGGACAATTGGTGATCCACTTCCTCAAATTAAATCCGCCTTCCCTTAAAAGAGCAGACAAATTCTTGTACATAGAGATGACACCATTAACAGAGTCTGATCCAGACAGTATGTCATCAACATATGAATCGGTCGTCAAAATGCTCGATTCGTGCGGAAAATAATTCTCATAATCTTGCGCAAGCTTTCGCAAAATCCTAATTGCCAAATAAGGTGCGGAAGTCGTCCCATAAGTGACGGTGGTCAATTGATATACTGAAATATCCTCATTGGGGTTTGCCCGCCATAAAATTTGCTGAAAGGGTCTATGTTCCTGGCACACATTAATCTGGCGGAACATCTTCTCGATGTCCGCGCTAAATGCAAATCTATGCTTTCTCCATCTAGTTATGACCATGGGAAGATCGTTCTGTAAGGCGGGCCCAGGGGCAAGCTCCTCGTTAAGACTCTTATGACCCTTAATATGGCTGCTGCCATCAAACACCACCCTAAGTTTGGTGGTTGTACTATCCTCCTTAAAAATTCCATGATGTGGTAGGAAATAAGAATTTCCAGAAACGCTTGGAGTGTAATACCCTATTCGAGACATATGGCCCAACATTTCGTATTCACGAATAAATTGCCGGTACGCCTTAGCGTACAACGGTCGCCTCAGGAAAGATTTTTCCAACTGATTATAGCGACTTAGAGCTCCAATAAGGTTATTATGCATTACTGGAAGGGGTTTCTCGTTGAGAATATTTCTAAAGGGCAAATGTACACAGTATCTACCGTCCGGCGATCGTGTGGTAGTTCTGAGAAAAAAATCTTCGCAAGCCTCCTCCTCATCAGTTAATTGCCTTGAAGAGATTATTTCTTCCTGTTCCCAAAAGGCTCTTAATATCCCTTCCAAATTAGTATTGTGGAAGTGAATTACGTTCGGAGAAACCGACACTGGAGACCCAGAGAAAACCCACCCGAAATGGGtattctgaaaaaataattcgtcATGTATAAACGATTCCGTAGGAATTTGAATCGTAGAACAAACGTCGGATCCCAGAATGATATCTATGGGATCCGATTTATAATAATACGGATCTGCTAAGGCATCTATACAAATGCCAGGGAAACTGATCCTTCTTGAAGTGTTCGGTCTATATGAAGAAACGTTTCTGAGCACGAATGCTGTGCATGTCAGTACCGGTTTCAGctttgtagaccataaatcgattTCGACTgaatatttagaaatattttcatttccatCGCCCACCCCAACCACCTTGCAAAATGAACGTTTCCTCTTCACCCCTAATAGCTGAACAGCCGACTCAGATACTAAACTACCCTGAGACCCAGGGTCCAGTAAAGCCCTCATAGGGTATCTGCCATGGCAGGTTTCCACAAATAATCGAATAGTGTACAAAAACACATCATGAAGAACACCGGCTGCATGAGAGGTGATGTGGGTTTCATCACTTTCATTCCTATTTTGAATCGAAGGGGTATCGTCACTGTGCAAGACAGTATGATGTGGTAAATTACATGTTCCACATCGGTATAGAGAGGGACATTTATCGTGGTGATGCCCGAGAGACAAACAGTTGCGGCAAATATTTCTATTCCTCAGAAAATCATTCTTCATATTCAGCGATAATGCAAGAAACTGATAACATTTAGATAAGTAATGATTTTTCAAGCAATAGCAACAAGAAACAGAACGAGGAGCAGTAAACTTAGCAGCATTAAAAGACCTACCCTTACCCTTAGCCGACTTAATCCTACCCGAATTAGAGCTATCATCTTCCAACGATTCAAGGGTGCGAAAAGTTCtctcaagaaaagaaaacatttcatcCCTGCTCGGAAGTTCCGTGGAGGACCTTAACGAATGTTCCCAATCCCGCCTAGTTTGGAAATCAAGTTTCTGGCATATGACATAAATCAAAACAGGATCCCATGTCCCTGTATCAATACCCAAGTTCTTAAGCGATGACAAGCACTCATGGGTAGTGTCCAGTAAAGCCTTAATACTACCAAATGAACCGTCGCTCCTTGGAACGTTGAATAATCTTGACGTGAGCGAACACACAATCATTCGTCTGTTATGATACCGTGACTCAAGAATAGTCCAAGCGGTATCGTAGTTCGCCTCAGTAACGGAAAGTGTCCTGATAAGTCCGGCGGCCTCACCAGAGAGAGTCCCCTTGAGGTAGAAAAACTTTTGAATTTTCGAAAGAGAAAAATTGTTGTGGACCAATGACAAATATATATCCCTGAAGGGGAACCACTCCATGTAATCCCCGGAAAAATTCGGTAGAGAAATCTTAGGTAGCTTTGCTTCCATTGAACAAGAAGTATCCGCATGGCCATGGCTGACAGCGAAGGTACTGCTAAATGGAGAACCGGTCGTGTTGGAAGGCATGGAGTCAACAATAGcacctttaatttaaaaatattgatcgGAAAACACATAAAAACACTTGTCCACAACGTGTGGTACGTCAGCCTCGCTCACATCAGAATCACGGATAGATTTCATAATCTCATCGTGCTGATATTTAAATTGCTGATACATATCGTCCAGCTCTTGTACCAAAGTAGACAAATATCCCCGAGACTTGGCACTGTTATCCCTGTCCAAAAACCTAGCATACATCTCCTTCACCCTTTCCATTATATCACGTTGACTCGCAATAGTCTCGTGTAGAGCGCTCATAATGGTAATTGAATTGTTATTCTCCAACACGTGAAAATACCTTAAAAAAAAACCTCGCTATATccacttcaaaaaaaaatatcgaaaattaatTCCACGAAAATAACTCACTAATTTGGGAACAAGGTTCCCGGGTTTCGGCACCAAACGGAATGTTCAATAATTCCCCAAgaaaaacaaagtaaaaaaaattaatgatcagaaaagaaagaaaaaaaacgataTCAGAAAATCACAAAAACGCTGTAAGTAGAAGAGagggtttttattaatttctagttCAGTTGAATGTCTTACAAGATGTTATCTGTTCGGCTGTCCAAATGGAATGAccgaggcaataaactttttgtAGCAGCGGAgcgtttaacaaatttaaaagagctTATTGTGTACAGCTATTTTATGATTTAGTACTCTTTTTTGTTGTAATACAAGTGTATGTATGATAACATTGAGCATGCATTAAATAGAGAGAGTGATAAAGAGAGAGTAATTTGACTaaataatcaaacaaaaatgagaGAGTTCAAATTGATATGCATTGAGTAAATAATATGAtttcaattaagaaaaaatatgcccaAATATGGTAATGACAAATATAGaatagataaaatttcttagcACTAAATTACAGTGATACCTCAAACTAATATAACTTTCAgtataaatattgtaaaaaatattttgcattgtAATGTCAGTATATTAGACTGGTGATGACCATAACTGGAAAGAATTTCGATGATTATGGTTGGATTTTCCaacaggtgtttaattgattctttttcctccgcatcatgacagctcatacaatagtcattatacttcgcgccaaaagtttttgcaaaatctcctatcaggcagcgacccgttatagcagatatcaggagtgatatctgacgtctcgagaacattagcatatctagtgtgcggtttaagttgaaatggggccatatttgcttggtgtcgttacaacccttgcaattctcccatcgaacatttgccatcataacagccttctcacgcagcatgagcttgcagttagctaggggcataccaacaaattcaagttcccctggaatatgtaaggtagtccctagccttgccaactcatcggcttcgcagttccccggtatgttcctatggccaggcacccatattaggtgaatattgtactgctcagccatctcattgagagatttgcggcaatcgatggccgttttcgagttgaggaacacagagtcgaaggattttattgcaggttgactgtctgagtatatattaatgcccacattttttggaacattacttctcagccaattcgccacctctcttattgctaatatttcagcctgaaaaacactacagtgattaggtaatcttttcgctatttgaagttccaattcattagaatatactccgaaacccacttgtccattcaatttggagctatcagtgtagaaatcaatatattctttattccccggggtctgtgtgcaccacgcctcactgttggggattagagtctcaaactttttgtcgaaaagtggactcgccaaagtgtaatccactacgttaggcacatctgacattgttttgaggacagaactgtgaccgtaacctttttccgaccacagcgatagttcgcgcaaccgcacagccgttgttgcagctgactgtttggccaaaatgtctaaaggcaattgatgcagcatgacattaagggaatttgttcctgtcttgctgaatgcgcctgaaatacacaaacacgccatacgctgaactttatctaaaccagtcggtttctgaagtgccggccaccagactacaacaccatatagcattataggtctaaccactgccgtgtatagccaatgcacaatttttggttttagtccccacttttttcctattgcctttttgcacgagtacaaagctacagttgccttcctcgccctttcttcaatattaagcttaaagttcagcttcctgtccaaaataacgccaaggtattttgcacaatcaccaaagggaatttcaataccccctaaggaaataggcctaaccgtgggagttttgcgatctttgcagtacatgactaattctgtctttgcgggatttaccccaagaccattgtctttcgcccatttttcagtcatccggagggccctctgaataatatctctgattgtggatgggaattttcccctgactgccagagctacatcatctgcgtatgccaccacttttatcctttctttttctagagtaaccagaaggctatttatagcaacattccaaagaagaggtgatagaactcctccttggggagtgcctctgttcacatacttttgtatgtttgcttgtcccagtgtggctgaaatacgtctcttcattagcagttcgtctaacagcctgagtatacatggatcaacattcagagttgtcagtccatttaatatcgagctcggatggacattattgaacgccccttcgatgtctagaaacgccacgattgtgtattctttgacagatagtgagctttcaataaagctgactagttcatgtagcgcggtctcagtagacctgcccttcgagtatgcatgctgtcgtttcgagaacaaacttgaatcgatgctagttctaagataaatatctatcatcctctccagagtcttaagtaggaatgaggctaagctgattggtcggaaatccttcgccctcgagtgagaggcttttcccgctttaggtatgaagacgacttttgtttccctccactttcctgggatatatgataagttgatacatcctttatatatcaccgacaaccaggggataattttgtcagttacagcttgtaactccgccggagtaattccatcaggtccaggggatttgaatggtccaaagctatttagcgcccatcttattctagtttccgatacaatttcctcgacaggaaacgaccgatgagcaactgtggcaccgccagtacatggttcaaccgtctgatttccaggaaaatgtgtgtccaatagtacctccagcgtctcctcactggacgttgtccaattgccctccgatgttttaatgaaacctggagcggagttggtggatgctagaaccttccgtagtctggaagcctcggacgtattctcaatactgctgcagtaagcattccaagagttatgctgagcctttctcagttctcgcttgtatcctctcagaatcttcttgtaagcgtcccagtcctcagaagctctggtggactttgccttgttaaagagcttcctgcaggatttcctcatattacttaattccgtagaccaccatggtggtcgatgtttcccccttggctttcctctagggcatgcagctttcagtgagatgttgaaggccttagtaatccgctccactgcgtattcgatatcttgcacatttctcatatttgtctctggtatttccggtatcatcatattgaacgattccctatacctattccagtcagctttccttgtatttggcggaaatatggtcttggtggtatgaacatcaaatttgaaactgatgtagcgatgatctgagaagctgtgttcacttaaaacatgccactcagatatcatttcattcagttcttgcgaggccaaggtgatgtccaaaacctcttgcctgtttttagtgacaaaggttgggacatctcccttgttgcaaactaccagattagtacgcaaaataaactctattagcgactctccccttgcattagtatcactacttccccatatactatgatgtgcattcgcatcgcatcccataatgagtttcgtctttgttttccgtgactcctccactaaggtcttaacggcatatggaggcatctccctgtcatgtcccatgtagaccgaagatacccaatatttgcatttggctatttctaaactggcaacgacagtgtctgtattgcacattgaaggaagcagaaacaagttgagctcgtttttagcaattatacaggctcgatttacatcattaccactatactgcaatagtttgaaccccggagtacttaattcacatattttgtttttataaacatatggttcttgaataagaactatatctatgtcccctttcatcaggagaacttttaaggcagcacatgcagccttacaatgatgaagatttatctggaggatccgtaggaccatcgagattttcaacaaccgtcacatcagccgcttcaatcgagtaatcaagaatgtcctcttcagagatatcggtgactctcgcaataaccataggttcaacattggtgagttctgaggcagtagaagcctcctcacgcatacggtatctatccatgtcttcaaatgtcttggtatccccctcgacttcgcaagaggatccgcttacttctgattcagacagaggcttgtccatttctgaatcctttagctgatcgtttttatacaccttcatttggatataatgaaagccataacatacacggccctgggactttgctagatgtggcaaagactgagtgttcaatataaacactgcatgccgtcttggcccatccacttcatccaaacggccaaccttccaatcagctgttggaagatctggattgcattgtttcagtctatttaaaatagattcagggtcaggagggtttgcaggtatccacgcatgtgctcttggtctagccggtatgtctttcttctcgactaactctagagcagctccttcccaaacttcaccaattagtatcagagcagctttaaaacattctatagacctctggtcctcaaatgcgactagcttaaatcgtccttgataccaaccaacctcttggtgtcgaggatctgggccgggaaacttttccagcacctgtgagtagacgccagacaaagcattctcaatttccccccatttttgctttcgaaccataccgtccaatgctcctttattaatgatagccatcacaaggctgtctttagcaactgaggcaaacgatcgttgatcccttttggaggatggcagcccatccggtgatcgttccctttttccagcctcaagaattccttgagcccattttaaggaatcgctttgtttagccgacaacgtgcttgggtcgactgatcctaatttctttaggataaacaaagcatttctgcgttctttgaatctctttcgtgaggaattacctccttttgatgccgttaccttggaaaaggtccgacttgtcaaattgtcgccacctgtcgacccgtctacaggtcgactaattgggcctaactcttggtcattgcccaaatctataactccagtcgatact contains these protein-coding regions:
- the LOC142231480 gene encoding uncharacterized protein LOC142231480; the protein is MVTKALHLEAVSDMTTNSFLAAFRRFVSRRGSCTDIYSDCGTNFVGASKELRAMIHRSENSLPDDIRQNLSAFGTDWHFIPPASPNFGGLWEAGVKSVKYHLKRITGDRLLSYEEFSTLLCEIESCLNSRPLCPLSSDPSDINALTPAHFLIGEPSTCIPEESLLDRNINRLSR
- the LOC142231490 gene encoding uncharacterized protein LOC142231490, which codes for MSALHETIASQRDIMERVKEMYARFLDRDNSAKSRGYLSTLVQELDDMYQQFKYQHDEIMKSIRAIVDSMPSNTTGSPFSSTFAVSHGHADTSCSMEAKLPKISLPNFSGDYMEWFPFRDIYLSLVHNNFSLSKIQKFFYLKGTLSGEAAGLIRTLSVTEANYDTAWTILESRYHNRRMIVCSLTSRLFNVPRSDGSFGSIKALLDTTHECLSSLKNLGIDTGTWDPVLIYVICQKLDFQTRRDWEHSLRSSTELPSRDEMFSFLERTFRTLESLEDDSSNSGRIKSAKGKGRSFNAAKFTAPRSVSCCYCLKNHYLSKCYQFLALSLNMKNDFLRNRNICRNCLSLGHHHDKCPSLYRCGTCNLPHHTVLHSDDTPSIQNRNESDETHITSHAAGVLHDVFLYTIRLFVETCHGRYPMRALLDPGSQGSLVSESAVQLLGVKRKRSFCKVVGVGDGNENISKYSVEIDLWSTKLKPVLTCTAFVLRNVSSYRPNTSRRISFPGICIDALADPYYYKSDPIDIILGSDVCSTIQIPTESFIHDELFFQNTHFGWVFSGSPVSVSPNVIHFHNTNLEGILRAFWEQEEIISSRQLTDEEEACEDFFLRTTTRSPDGRYCVHLPFRNILNEKPLPVMHNNLIGALSRYNQLEKSFLRRPLYAKAYRQFIREYEMLGHMSRIGYYTPSVSGNSYFLPHHGIFKEDSTTTKLRVVFDGSSHIKGHKSLNEELAPGPALQNDLPMVITRWRKHRFAFSADIEKMFRQINVCQEHRPFQQILWRANPNEDISVYQLTTVTYGTTSAPYLAIRILRKLAQDYENYFPHESSILTTDSYVDDILSGSDSVNGVISMYKNLSALLREGGFNLRKWITNCPELLREIPEEFRETSVTLNFDQDNVVKTLGVQWNIRTDTFSFRVCLSDPHPVSKRSILSDTARLYDPLGWLTPSTVIAKSLFKKLWENGVGWDDPVPPFIEHDWIKYRSALPSFSELKIPRWLHFSPHSKLELHCFSDASTIAYAAAVYVRVVTLDNVFVNLLQAKSKVTPIKTVSIPRLELCAAVLAAKLLHKVKGSFSDTSIQDVHFWSDSFTVLSWLRKPPTRWSVYVANRVAEIQRLSDPSQWRYVPSALNPADCASRGMHPSDLVENFSWWYGPNFLKLPSRYWPETLPNLETDEESKYPDIQCHLISDVEYPVLLSRYSDLRRLLRITAYCLRFVHNCRNVTKRKTGMLQHACLREALLTLIRVTQNIDFSQEIKLLVNKSEVKHKPLLRLLPFIDGTGIIRVGGRLQNSELPYDVKHPILLAKSNPLSKLIIRDAHERTLHGGITLTMSYVNRKYWVISGNQLAKRIISNCIRCFRYTARTSRQITGNLPAVRTNMTRPFKHSGVDYAGPIYMKNSTII